The Bifidobacterium sp. WK012_4_13 genome contains the following window.
GTGGCTTGCGATATGAAAGGCCCGCATCCTCATCAGAGGATGCGGGCCTTGACTTGCTGATAAACAGCTCAGAGAGCGTTCACGGCGGTAGCGAGACCGGACTTGCGGTTTGCAGCCTGATTCTTGTGAATCACGCCCTTGCCTGCAGCTCTGTCGAGACTGCGTGCGGCGACCTGATAAGCGGTCTGCGCGCTTTCCTTGTCTCCGGCACTGATTGCCTCGCGTGCCGCACGAACGGCTGTCTTTACTTCGCTTTTCACCGATACGTTACGAAGATGTGCGTTCTCGTTGGTGATGACGCGCTTC
Protein-coding sequences here:
- the rpsT gene encoding 30S ribosomal protein S20, producing the protein MANIKSQKKRVITNENAHLRNVSVKSEVKTAVRAAREAISAGDKESAQTAYQVAARSLDRAAGKGVIHKNQAANRKSGLATAVNAL